The genomic interval CTTGGAAAGCGTGTATACAGCAATGTATCGGGGGTTCGAATCCCTTCCTTTCCGCAATAGACAAAAGCACCCCAAAGGGTGTTTTTTCTGTTTAAAGACCTTAAATAGAGTGGCAGGAGCAAGGATGCTCGCGCCAACAAAGGTTGTTTGTTATTACAACAATACAACTTACTCAAGATTTAATTTTCCAGTGCATTTTTTTAAACTATTAATTTGTGTAAATTTGCGATGACTTTAAAAAAAACACAATTTAAAACTAACATTGAAATGAAAAATCTATTAGCTCTTTTTATGCTGACTATTTCCCTAACCTTAGGGCTAAGTCAAGTATCCTATGCTATTACACAAGAAGAAGGTGAAGCAACAACACAAGTAGAAGACACTACAGCTGTTGAAGAAGAAGTAGTTGAAACTGCTCCTGCTGTTGAAAAGCCAAGTGCTGTTGTTGAAGAAAGCCCTTCTTTCCACCAAGTAATCAAACAAAAATTTATTGAAGGTGGTCCATCTTTTATGGGTATCGTTCTATTGTGTCTTATCTTAGGATTAGCACTTTGTATAGAAAGAATCATCTATTTAAACAAAGCAACAACTAATGCTGATGCTTTATTATCAGACATCGAAGGGGCTTTATCTTCTGGCAATGTAGATAACGCTAAAGAGATTTGCAGAAATACTGCTGGTCCTGTTGCAAGTATTTTCTACCAAGGTTTAGACCGTTCTGGTGAAGGTATTGACGTGGTTGAAAAATCAGTTGTGGCTTACGGAAGTGTACAGATGGGACTTTTAGAAAGAGGTCTTTCTTGGATTTCATTATTCATCGCACTAGCACCAATGCTTGGTTTCATGGGTACTGTAATTGGTATGATTGGCGCATTCGACGCTATTGAAGCGGCTGGTGATATTTCTCCATCATTAGTAGCTGGAGGTATTAAAGTAGCACTTTTAACAACCGTATTCGGTCTTATCGTAGCAATGATATTGCAAATCTTTTACAACTACATCGTTGCAAAAATCGATAGCATCGTGAACACTATGGAAGATGCTTCTATCTCATTTGTAGATATTTTAGTAAAAAATAAAATCAAGTAATATGTCAGATTTTTTAATCAATGGCGGATTGATTCTAACCTACATTATGATAGCTGTGGCGGCCTTAGCTGCTATCGTCTATCCCCTAATGTTTTTGGCCAAGAATCCATCCAAAGGAAAAAATGCGCTGATGGGTATAGGCGGATTGCTGTTTATAACAGTAATATCCTACGTACTAGCATCAGGCGATATTATGACTTTCCCTGGTTCTGAAAAGTTCGGCATGACGGAAGCATCTACTAAGCGAGTGGGTATGGGCTTAATTGTCTTTTACATCCTTTCTTTAGGTGCTATTGCTGCAGTTCTCTTTGCTGAATTGGGTAAACTATTTAAAAAGTAAATTATGGCAAGAAGAGCAAAAGGTGCATCGGAAATCAATGCAGGCTCTATGGCAGATATAGCGTTCTTACTGCTTATCTTCTTCCTAGTAACAACTACTATGGATGTAGATACTGGTTTGGCACGTAAACTACCTCCAATGCCTGAAGAAGATGTTATTCAAGATGATTCTCAAATCAAAGCTAAAAACATCTATGTGGTATTGATAAATTCTAACAACCAACTTTTGGTAGAAAACGAGTTTATGGATATCTCACAGCTTCGTGCTGGTGCTAAAGCATTTATCAATAATAATGGTCGTGACCCTGAATCTTCAGACAACCCACAAAAAGCCATTATTTCTCTTCAAAACGATAGAGGGACAGCTTACGAAACCTACATTCAGGTACAAAACGAATTGGCTGCCGCCTACAGAGAATTAAGAGATAATAAATCTATGCAGAAATTTGGTGTGATGTATAGCGACTTGACTAAGACACAACAGAAAGAGATAAGAAAGGAATACCCTCAAAAAATCTCTGAAGCAGAACCCAAAAATATAGGAAAGTAATATGTCTAAATTCAAAAAAGATACGAGTAAAGATACTCCCGGTATATCAACAGCATCATTGCCAGATATCGTATTTATGTTGTTGTTCTTCTTTATGGTAACTACCGTAATGCGTGAAACAACGATTATGGTACAGCAAAGTTTGCCACAGGCAACAGAAATTCAGAAACTGGAAAAGAAGTCCTTAGTAAGCTACATCTATATCGGTAGCCCGGTAGAGAGAATGCAAGCTACCTATGGTACTAAAGCTCGTATTCAACTCAACGATGCTTTTGCTACCGTTGATGATATTCCACAGTATATTACCTCAGAACGTGCTGCTCGTGATGAAAAAGAAGTGCCATTTATGACCACCTCTATCAAAGCCGATCAGAATACAAAAATGGGCGTAGTAACAGACGTAAAACAAGAGCTTCGTAAAGCTAACGCTTTGAAGATTAACTATTCTACAAGAAAGAAAATACAGTAAGGATTGTATTTATTTTTTAAAGTCAAAGGCCCGTTTTTTAACGGGTCTTTTTTTTGCTCTAATCACTAGAAGATATAGCTTTGAGTAAATACATAAACATCGCAAGTCCTAATAAAGCAAAGACGAGCATAGTGAACTGCCCATCAGCAGTGCCTATCGTTTCTATATCTTTAGAGATACTGCGTTGAGCGATGAAGTAAGTCAAAATAACGGCTCCTGCGTTATTGACAAAGTGAGCTAGGATAGGTAGCCATATAGAGCCGCTCCAATAGAATAAGTAGCCCAACAATCCGCCAATAAGAAAACGAGGGATAAAACCTAAAAACTGCAAGTGCATCGCACTAAATAAAAAAGCCGTTATCCAGATGCTAAGGTGTATCTTTCCACTTCTAGAAAATAGCTCTTTCTGTATTACTCCTCGAAACAAAAGCTCCTCGCCTAATGCTGGAATAACACCGATGATGACTATATTTATCCATAAATCCCAAGTAGTATCAACCTGTAAAAAGGCTTCCGTTATTTTCATGGCTTGACTTTCTGCCGAACGCATCCAAGCCTCAACATCGGACAAAAAAGAGGGTAAATGCAAACCCTCGTTCCATAACGCTAAGGCATTGATTAATGGAAAAGCAAAAACCATAATACCAACCGTCAATACGAATTGCTGACGACTAATGGACATGAAATTTAGAGATTTGTTAGTTAAATAAGCAAACAAAAAAGGCGGTAAAATGAATATGCCAATAGAACTGAAAGCCTGTAAAAATTTTAGAGATTGTATAGTTGCCTTATTTTCAAAATCGCTTAACGAAGGCGCATCAATGATACCAACACCTAACATTCCTAGAGCATAACAAAAAATAAAACTCACAAAGAGTAACATGAATAGGATAAATAATTGCTTTAGCGGGGCGTAATCTTGATAAATGCCTCTTAGATTCATATCGAATAATAAAATGGTTAGTTTTGCAAAAATGAGTGTAAAGATAGGTAATATCGATTTAGGAGAATTTCCATTGCTGTTAGCACCGATGGAAGATGTCAGTGATCCCCCTTTTCGTGCGCTGTGCAAACGCCACGGAGCTGATGTCATGTACACTGAGTTTATCTCTTCGGAAGGTCTAATACGAGATGCTGTAAAGAGCACTCAAAAGCTAGATTTCTTCGACTATGAGCGTCCACTAGCTATTCAAATTTTCGGACACGATATAGAGTCTATGAAGCAAACGACTAGAATATGCGAGAAGGTCAACCCTGACTTCATAGATATCAATTACGGCTGCCCTGTTAAGAAAGTAACCTGCAAAGGTGCAGGTTCTGGAATACTTAAAGACATACCTAAAATGGTGGCTATGACTAAAGAGATTGTTAACTCTACTCATCTGCCCGTAACCGTTAAAACACGATTGGGCTGGGACGATAATAGCAAACACATTGTTGAAATTGCCGAACGCCTACAAGATGTTGGCATTCAAGCTATAGCTATTCATGGTCGTACACGTAAGCAGATGTACAAAGGTGAAGCCGATTGGAGCTTAATTGCCGATGTAAAAAACAACCCACGCATGCACATTCCTGTATTCGGAAATGGCGATGTAGACAGCCCTCAAACGGCAAAAATGAAAAAAGAAAAATATGGTGTTGATGGTATAATGATAGGCCGAGCATCTATTGGTTACCCTTGGATATTCAACGAAATAAAACACTTTCTAAAAACAGGACAAGAACTGCCTAAGCCTACTATGAAAGAACGCATAGAAGTATGTAAAGAGCATTTGGAATTTTCCTTAAAATGGAAAGGTCCAATCTTAGGCGTTGTAGAAACAAGGCGACACTACACCAATTATTTTAAACATATTCCCAATTTTAAAGAATACAGAATGCGACTAGTGACGGCACAACAGCCAGAAGAACTTTTTGAGATTCTTAGCGAAATAGAACGTACATTTGGTGAATATGAATTTGTTTAAACCACAATCCATTTTTATTGTTATGGTAGGAGTTACCTTATTTTTCTCCTCATGCAAAGAAGAAGAAGGCTGTACAGATTTACTAGCCCTAAATTACAACTTAAATGCTGTAAAGGATAATGGTTCATGTAAGTATTTGAGTGAAAATTTTATAGGGATATATTCCATTAATGATAGCATTACTGGTGGCATGATACCTAATGAATGGGGAGCAGAACGAAACTACACGATGGAAATCGTTCAAAATGAAGATAATCCTAGTCAAATTATAATCAGGAATTGGGCAAAAGTTCACACTTATACTGACAACCCCACAGCAGACTATACACAAGTTTCCGCTCAAATTGATGGAGACAGTTTGTTTGTCGAATTTCAAGAAATTATTAATACCGATGGCTATAAAGCTCACAATAGCAGTGGTAAAATAATAGGAGATTCCATTTTTTACGATTTTGAATACGAAAACTTTTTTGGGGAAATGTTTTGGGGAACAGCTAATGGCATTAAAATAGAATGAAAGAAACACGCATCAATAAATATTTAAGTGAAGTAGGCTATTGCTCCAGACGAGCGGCAGACAAACTCATCGAGCAAGGACGCATTACAATCAATGGTGAAGTACCGCTTATGGGGACTAAAGTAGTCGAAGGCGACAAGGTATGTGTCGATGGAAAAGCTGTAGTTAAAAATGAGGAAGCTCCAGTTTATATAGCTCTTAACAAGCCAACAGGTATTGTGTGCACCACCGACACACGAGTAGAAAAAGACAACATTATTGACTTTCTCAAATACCCCAAACGCATTTTTCCAATCGGCAGACTTGACAAAGCCAGTGAAGGCCTAATCCTTATGACTAACGATGGGGATATCGTCAATAAAATATTACGTGCCAGAAATAATCACGAAAAAGAATACATCGTTCATGTCAATAAAGTCATTGACGATCAGTTTGTAAAAAAGATGAGTCAAGGTATTCCTATTTTGGATACCGTTACCAGACCATGTAAGGTGAAAAAGATTGCCGATTACCGATTTAAAATCATTCTGACTCAAGGGCTAAATAGACAAATACGTCGAATGTGTGAATACTTAGGCTATCATGTGGTAAGGCTTAAGCGCATCCGTATTATGAATATTCATTTGGACTTAGAAATAGGACAACACCGTGATTTGACAAAAGAAGAGTTGAAAGAACTGAATCGCTTAATTGCTCCTTCCTCAAAAACTTATTGATGACTAAAAAAAGCGTTTGACCAATTGTCTTGAAGGGATAAGACTAGCAATACACCCAATTCCAAAAACGGTAATCAGTACCAATACTATATCCCAAGGCTCTATCACAACAGGATAACTATTTACCACAAAAGAACCATTACCCATTTTTAGCAATCCGAATTGTATTTGTAGCCAAGCAATAAATAAGCCTAAAAGTAATCCTGATATAGCGCCAACGGCAGTCGTCAGAAGCCCTTCAAATAAAAAGATCCGCTTAACGACTTGAGGCGATGCACCAAGATGAAAAAGTAATTTAATATCGTTTTTCTTTTCTATCATTAGCATCGTCAAAGCACCAATTATATTGAAGGTAGCAATGATGAGGATAAAACTCAAAATGATAAATACCGCCAATTTTTCCGAGTTCAATATTTTGTATAAAAAAGCGTGTTGTTCGTATTTACTTTTCACACTATATGAATCTCCCAATAAGCTTTGCAAATCGGTTTGAACGCTTTGAATTTGAGCATCTTCACAAAGGATTTCTAAAGATGAAGATGAAAGGCTATCTCTATTTAGCGCCTCTCTAACAAAAGCGATATTGGTAAGCACATATTCCGCATCAAAATCAGCTTGAATAGCAAATACACCAACAGGTAGAATACTTTTTTGAATGAATGAATTTTCAGGGCGCAATAGATTCTTTTTCTCTCTGTCGGGAACATAGACTTGTAATTGATCAAAAACATTCCCTACACTCATAGAAAGGTAATAGGCTACACCTTGCCCTACCACTGCCGTATTTTGAGCTTCATAAACATCCAAATAGTCGCCAGAGATGAGCATGCTATCAATAGCGTTAATACCTTTGAAATTAGAATCAACCCCTTTTAAAGTAGCGATATATTCCTTGTCTTGATAACGTAACAAGACCTTTTCTTCTAACACCTCTGAATACAGAATTGAATGCTCATCAAGATAATTTTTAGCTTCTTCAAAAGCTGATACTTTACCCTCAACAACACTCACTTTTATAGGGGGGTCAAAAGAATTATACAACGATAGTATCAGCTTCTCAAAACCATTAAACACCGATAAAACCAATATCAAAGCTGCCGTTCCGATAGCCACACCAATCATAGAGGCTAAACTCACAAAATGGACTACATTCTTGGATTTCTTAGCGAACAAATAGCGCTTGGCGATATAAAAGGCAACTTTCAATATCTATTTTAATAAGTCATCAATTTGTTGTGAATAATCGACAGAATCGTCAAGGAAAAATTTTAACTCGGGAACTTTACGCATTTGATTGCGAATACGTTCGCCCAATTTTTTGCGAATAGCATAAGACTGTTGGTTTATTCTTTTGAGTAATGCTTCTTTCTCTTCTGTGCCAAAGACACTAATATATACTCTAGCCACTGATAAATCTGGAGAAATTCGCACTACTGTTACAGACACCAAAGATGTGCCTATTATATCCCTGCCTTTAAGCTGTAAAATCTCTGACAAATCTTTCAATAGTTGTCTAGAAACTTTCTTCTGTCTTGTACTTTCCATAGAACAAAGATAAATTTTTAGAACCTTAAAAAGAGCAATTTAAATACATTTGCACTATGAAGGATTTTTTAAGGGTGTTGCGATTTGCTAAACCGTACTGGATTTATGCTGTGTTTAATATTGTATTTAACATCCTTACAGTGCTGTTTTCTTTGGTATCTATAACGATGATTATTCCTTTTTTGGGCTTACTCTTTGGCACACAAGAAAAAGTATATCAAGCACCGCCACTAGGCTTTAGCACAACTTCTATTAAAGAAAACTTCTATCTTCAAATTACTCAAATCATAGAAAGCAGAGGGCAAATAGATGCTTTGCTATTTATTTGTGGGTTGGTATTGGTCATGTTCCTTTTTCGAAACCTATTTCGATACTTAGCCTTATTTTTTCTAACACCTATTCGTAATGGTGTTGTGCGTGATATGAGAGACGCTTTACATAAGAAGGTTTTGAATTTGCCCCTTGGCTACTATACCGAAAAAAGAAAAGGCGATATCATTGCTCGTATGACTACAGACTTGGTGGAGATTGAATGGTCCATAATGAGTTCTTTAGAAATGATTTTCAAAGACCCTTTAAATATCATTATTTTCTTGGCTAGTTTAGTCTTCATAAGCCCAGAACTAACGGTATTCGTTATTGTATTATTTCCTATTGCTGGATTCCTCATTGCTCGTATTGGCAAAAGTTTAAAGAAATCGTCTGAAGAAGGGCAAAGTAAAATGGGTGAAATACTTTCCAACATAGAAGAAAACATCGGTGGCTTACGTATCATTAAAGCATTTCGAGCGGAACAAATCATACAAAAACAGTTTGAAAAAAATAGCGATAGCTACCGAGCTACGATGACTAAGCTATTGCGTAAAAAAGACTTATCCTCACCCATGAGTGAGTTTTTAAGTACCGTAGTTTTAGTATGTGTCATGTGGTTTGGCGGTCAACTGGTGTTGGGTGTTGAAAACAGTCTTTCGCCAGAAGCTTTCATTGGCTATATTGCTATCTTCTCACAAATTATTCCTCCTGCCAAATCCTTTACTACGGCCTTTTATTATATCCAAAAAGGAAGTGCCTCATCTAAAAGAGTAATGGATATATTAGATACTGAAAACAGCATTAAAGAACCTGTAATTGCTAAAGGCAAAACTTTTACTGAACAGCTGACATTTAAAAATGTCTCCTTTCAGTACGATACACAGGCTGTCTTAAAAGATATTAGTTTTGATATTCAAAAAGGGCAAACTATAGCTTTGGTAGGTGAGTCGGGTAGCGGAAAATCGACCATAGCCGACTTATTGGCTCGATTCTATGATATTGAAAAAGGCCAAATACTAATTGACGATATCAATATCAAAGATTTTAAACTCTCCGATTTAAGAGGCCTCATGGGGATTGTTTCTCAAGAGTCAATACTGTTCAACGATAGCGTATTCAATAACATTACCTTAGGCAATGAAAACGCCAATATGGACGAGGTCATAGCAGCAGCTAAAGCCGCTAATGCACACGAATTCATTTTGGAGATGAACGAAGGCTACAACAGTAACGTGGGTGAAGGTGGTGGCAAATTATCTGGTGGACAAAAACAACGATTGAGCATTGCTAGAGCTATCTACAAAAACCCTCCTATCCTCATTTTAGATGAAGCAACCTCAGCGTTAGACACTCAGTCTGAAAAGTTGGTGCAAGAGGCATTAAGCCAACTCATGAAAAATCGCACATCTATAGTCATTGCCCACCGATTGTCAACCATACAAAATGCTGATCATATTCTGGTATTGAAAGATGGAGAAATCGTAGAGCAAGGAACCAACCAAGAACTCATAAAAAAAGAAGGTGTTTACAAACGTCTTAAAGACTACCAAAACCTGAGTTAATTTTTTAGCTTTTCTTCGTATATTTGAAACTCTTAACAGTTCAACAAATGATACGATTATTTTTCATCCTATGCCTCAGCTTTAGCCTTGCTTTTGCAGATTCTGGCGATACTACTTTTGTACAAGTACACGATAATGTCGATATGACATCGCACGGTCATTATAAAGAATGGGGAGAGTTTCCCAATGACGCTAACTACCGAAAGGTACTCATGCACTTCGACATGGGATGCGCTTCAACAGGCTGTAGCGGCTGGGATTATGATGTGCATATTTTACTAAGAAATAGAACTAGCAAGTACGATTCTAATCTGGTATTTTCACCAAGTTTTAGTCTAGATGGTTCAAGTCCGGATAGTATTT from Flavobacteriales bacterium carries:
- a CDS encoding MotA/TolQ/ExbB proton channel family protein → MKNLLALFMLTISLTLGLSQVSYAITQEEGEATTQVEDTTAVEEEVVETAPAVEKPSAVVEESPSFHQVIKQKFIEGGPSFMGIVLLCLILGLALCIERIIYLNKATTNADALLSDIEGALSSGNVDNAKEICRNTAGPVASIFYQGLDRSGEGIDVVEKSVVAYGSVQMGLLERGLSWISLFIALAPMLGFMGTVIGMIGAFDAIEAAGDISPSLVAGGIKVALLTTVFGLIVAMILQIFYNYIVAKIDSIVNTMEDASISFVDILVKNKIK
- a CDS encoding biopolymer transporter ExbD, coding for MARRAKGASEINAGSMADIAFLLLIFFLVTTTMDVDTGLARKLPPMPEEDVIQDDSQIKAKNIYVVLINSNNQLLVENEFMDISQLRAGAKAFINNNGRDPESSDNPQKAIISLQNDRGTAYETYIQVQNELAAAYRELRDNKSMQKFGVMYSDLTKTQQKEIRKEYPQKISEAEPKNIGK
- a CDS encoding biopolymer transporter ExbD — its product is MSKFKKDTSKDTPGISTASLPDIVFMLLFFFMVTTVMRETTIMVQQSLPQATEIQKLEKKSLVSYIYIGSPVERMQATYGTKARIQLNDAFATVDDIPQYITSERAARDEKEVPFMTTSIKADQNTKMGVVTDVKQELRKANALKINYSTRKKIQ
- a CDS encoding CPBP family intramembrane metalloprotease, translating into MNLRGIYQDYAPLKQLFILFMLLFVSFIFCYALGMLGVGIIDAPSLSDFENKATIQSLKFLQAFSSIGIFILPPFLFAYLTNKSLNFMSISRQQFVLTVGIMVFAFPLINALALWNEGLHLPSFLSDVEAWMRSAESQAMKITEAFLQVDTTWDLWINIVIIGVIPALGEELLFRGVIQKELFSRSGKIHLSIWITAFLFSAMHLQFLGFIPRFLIGGLLGYLFYWSGSIWLPILAHFVNNAGAVILTYFIAQRSISKDIETIGTADGQFTMLVFALLGLAMFMYLLKAISSSD
- the dusB gene encoding tRNA dihydrouridine synthase DusB, whose amino-acid sequence is MSVKIGNIDLGEFPLLLAPMEDVSDPPFRALCKRHGADVMYTEFISSEGLIRDAVKSTQKLDFFDYERPLAIQIFGHDIESMKQTTRICEKVNPDFIDINYGCPVKKVTCKGAGSGILKDIPKMVAMTKEIVNSTHLPVTVKTRLGWDDNSKHIVEIAERLQDVGIQAIAIHGRTRKQMYKGEADWSLIADVKNNPRMHIPVFGNGDVDSPQTAKMKKEKYGVDGIMIGRASIGYPWIFNEIKHFLKTGQELPKPTMKERIEVCKEHLEFSLKWKGPILGVVETRRHYTNYFKHIPNFKEYRMRLVTAQQPEELFEILSEIERTFGEYEFV
- the rluF gene encoding 23S rRNA pseudouridine(2604) synthase RluF, producing MKETRINKYLSEVGYCSRRAADKLIEQGRITINGEVPLMGTKVVEGDKVCVDGKAVVKNEEAPVYIALNKPTGIVCTTDTRVEKDNIIDFLKYPKRIFPIGRLDKASEGLILMTNDGDIVNKILRARNNHEKEYIVHVNKVIDDQFVKKMSQGIPILDTVTRPCKVKKIADYRFKIILTQGLNRQIRRMCEYLGYHVVRLKRIRIMNIHLDLEIGQHRDLTKEELKELNRLIAPSSKTY
- a CDS encoding ABC transporter permease; its protein translation is MKVAFYIAKRYLFAKKSKNVVHFVSLASMIGVAIGTAALILVLSVFNGFEKLILSLYNSFDPPIKVSVVEGKVSAFEEAKNYLDEHSILYSEVLEEKVLLRYQDKEYIATLKGVDSNFKGINAIDSMLISGDYLDVYEAQNTAVVGQGVAYYLSMSVGNVFDQLQVYVPDREKKNLLRPENSFIQKSILPVGVFAIQADFDAEYVLTNIAFVREALNRDSLSSSSLEILCEDAQIQSVQTDLQSLLGDSYSVKSKYEQHAFLYKILNSEKLAVFIILSFILIIATFNIIGALTMLMIEKKNDIKLLFHLGASPQVVKRIFLFEGLLTTAVGAISGLLLGLFIAWLQIQFGLLKMGNGSFVVNSYPVVIEPWDIVLVLITVFGIGCIASLIPSRQLVKRFF
- the rbfA gene encoding 30S ribosome-binding factor RbfA, whose translation is MESTRQKKVSRQLLKDLSEILQLKGRDIIGTSLVSVTVVRISPDLSVARVYISVFGTEEKEALLKRINQQSYAIRKKLGERIRNQMRKVPELKFFLDDSVDYSQQIDDLLK
- a CDS encoding ABC transporter ATP-binding protein; translated protein: MKDFLRVLRFAKPYWIYAVFNIVFNILTVLFSLVSITMIIPFLGLLFGTQEKVYQAPPLGFSTTSIKENFYLQITQIIESRGQIDALLFICGLVLVMFLFRNLFRYLALFFLTPIRNGVVRDMRDALHKKVLNLPLGYYTEKRKGDIIARMTTDLVEIEWSIMSSLEMIFKDPLNIIIFLASLVFISPELTVFVIVLFPIAGFLIARIGKSLKKSSEEGQSKMGEILSNIEENIGGLRIIKAFRAEQIIQKQFEKNSDSYRATMTKLLRKKDLSSPMSEFLSTVVLVCVMWFGGQLVLGVENSLSPEAFIGYIAIFSQIIPPAKSFTTAFYYIQKGSASSKRVMDILDTENSIKEPVIAKGKTFTEQLTFKNVSFQYDTQAVLKDISFDIQKGQTIALVGESGSGKSTIADLLARFYDIEKGQILIDDINIKDFKLSDLRGLMGIVSQESILFNDSVFNNITLGNENANMDEVIAAAKAANAHEFILEMNEGYNSNVGEGGGKLSGGQKQRLSIARAIYKNPPILILDEATSALDTQSEKLVQEALSQLMKNRTSIVIAHRLSTIQNADHILVLKDGEIVEQGTNQELIKKEGVYKRLKDYQNLS